From Chryseobacterium sp. IHB B 17019, one genomic window encodes:
- a CDS encoding type IX secretion system plug protein — protein sequence MKTLRILLLSLGGLVFGQNIQSIQLFNPQTNDETPVISFNQQLVLSFDDLTNASEIYRYTIKHYNRNWEDDNLFFTEFANGSLNGLLDKFQYSFNTLQAYTHYKLTFPNEKIQPKISGNFEIIVYKDSAEKPLFKRRFYVVEDAATLALNISRISDARNPDANQRVEVKAVSKGGDLSSNVNSMTLNVIQNNNPNVTVNNLKPSTTMGNQLLFQQMNLVFPGNNEFYYFDNKNMNMAADMVRATELKEGVNQTYLHPVWAFPLNYQYQPDVNGAWYYRRNDLGRERDAEREADYSWVYFSLDSDPVDKEIYVLGGFNDFKPNKENQMQYDAATKQYVAKMYLKQGFYNYILATKEPNGRLNFGEVNGNFWQTDNLYQAFLYYAPFGRNYDGLMGYGEFRTPVR from the coding sequence ATGAAAACTTTGCGAATACTTTTACTTTCTTTGGGTGGATTGGTTTTTGGACAAAACATCCAAAGTATACAGTTGTTTAATCCTCAGACGAATGACGAAACGCCTGTCATTAGTTTTAATCAGCAATTGGTGTTGAGCTTTGACGACCTTACCAATGCCAGTGAAATCTACAGATATACCATAAAGCATTACAACAGAAACTGGGAAGATGACAATCTTTTCTTTACAGAATTTGCCAATGGAAGCCTGAATGGTTTGCTGGATAAATTTCAATATTCCTTCAATACGCTACAAGCTTATACACACTATAAACTAACGTTTCCCAACGAAAAAATACAACCTAAGATTTCAGGAAATTTTGAAATTATTGTATATAAGGATTCTGCAGAAAAGCCTCTTTTTAAAAGAAGGTTTTATGTGGTGGAAGACGCTGCTACGTTAGCCTTAAATATTTCAAGAATTTCTGACGCAAGAAATCCTGATGCCAACCAAAGGGTAGAGGTTAAGGCCGTTTCAAAAGGTGGCGATCTGTCTTCAAACGTGAATTCAATGACGTTGAATGTAATACAGAATAATAACCCGAATGTTACGGTAAATAATTTAAAGCCAAGCACTACGATGGGAAATCAGTTGCTTTTTCAGCAAATGAATCTGGTTTTTCCGGGTAATAACGAATTCTATTATTTCGATAATAAAAATATGAATATGGCTGCTGATATGGTTCGTGCCACGGAATTGAAAGAGGGTGTAAATCAGACATATCTGCATCCGGTTTGGGCTTTTCCTTTGAATTATCAGTATCAGCCGGACGTGAACGGAGCCTGGTATTACAGGAGAAATGATCTTGGAAGAGAAAGAGATGCGGAAAGGGAAGCGGATTATTCATGGGTGTATTTTTCTTTAGATTCTGATCCTGTGGATAAAGAAATTTACGTGCTGGGAGGTTTTAATGATTTTAAACCAAACAAAGAAAATCAAATGCAATACGATGCCGCGACCAAGCAGTATGTAGCAAAAATGTATTTAAAGCAAGGTTTCTATAACTATATTCTGGCCACAAAAGAGCCTAACGGACGCCTGAATTTTGGTGAAGTGAACGGGAATTTCTGGCAGACGGATAATCTTTATCAGGCATTTTTATATTATGCACCTTTCGGGAGGAATTATGATGGTTTGATGGGGTATGGCGAGTTCAGAACGCCTGTGAGGTAG
- a CDS encoding MBL fold metallo-hydrolase, translating to MLQIQGFVFNFASENTYIIYNENKNAWLIDPGNMNEQETQAISNFITENGLKIQKILLTHAHIDHVLGLQWAFDTFKVPVTMHQEDKEVLDMLQASGMRFGFQVNPVKVDIEYINEGDELDLDGEKFKIYHVPGHSPGSVVYHNEAQKFMISGDVLFEGSIGRTDLYKGNYEQLIEGIKTKLFILDDETQVFSGHGNPTSIGFEKEYNPFF from the coding sequence ATGCTTCAAATTCAAGGTTTCGTATTCAACTTTGCAAGCGAAAACACATACATCATTTACAACGAAAATAAAAATGCCTGGTTGATTGATCCGGGAAATATGAACGAGCAGGAAACTCAGGCTATTTCAAATTTCATCACAGAAAACGGTTTGAAAATTCAGAAAATCCTTTTAACTCATGCTCATATTGACCATGTTTTAGGTTTGCAGTGGGCTTTTGATACTTTTAAAGTTCCCGTAACGATGCATCAGGAAGACAAAGAAGTTCTGGATATGCTTCAGGCAAGCGGAATGAGGTTTGGTTTTCAGGTTAATCCCGTAAAGGTTGATATTGAATACATTAATGAAGGTGATGAGCTTGATCTTGATGGAGAAAAATTCAAAATATATCATGTTCCGGGACATTCTCCGGGAAGTGTGGTTTATCATAATGAAGCTCAGAAATTTATGATTTCCGGTGATGTTTTATTTGAAGGAAGCATAGGAAGAACAGACTTGTACAAAGGGAATTATGAGCAATTAATTGAAGGAATTAAAACAAAACTTTTTATTCTTGATGATGAGACACAGGTTTTTTCCGGCCACGGAAATCCTACGTCGATTGGTTTTGAGAAGGAGTATAATCCGTTTTTTTAA